The Schistocerca gregaria isolate iqSchGreg1 chromosome 2, iqSchGreg1.2, whole genome shotgun sequence genome contains the following window.
ACTTCCTTCTCGTCGACGACCCAGGGAGGCAGATCTAACTGTAGACCATCTTTCAGAGTCATCTCTAGAAAGTCGCACCACATTCCGTTCCTGGCGACGATCTTGTGCCAAAGACCTAGCAAGTAACCTCCTTGCAAAGGATTCTCGAGACAGCCgctcagcacttcgttcttgacgaCGATCCAGGGAGACAGACCTAGAAGTGGGTCGTCTTTCAGAGTCATCCCTAGAAAGTCGCTCCACTTTTCTTTCCTGGCGACGATCTTGTTCCAAAGACCCATCATGGAACCTCCTTTCAGAGGATTCTTGAGACAGACGTTCAGCACTTCGTTGTTGTTGACGATACAGGGAGGCAGATCTAGAAGTGAGTCGTCTTTCAGAGTCAGCCCTAGAAAGTCGCTCCACATTCCGTTCCTCGCGACGATCTTGTTCCAAAGACGTAGCAAGTAACCTCCTTTCAGAGGATTTTCGAGACAGGCgctcagcacttcgttcttgtggaCGATCCAGGGAGACAGACCTAGAAGTGGGGCGTCTTTCAGAGTCATCCCTAGAAAGTCGCTCCACTTTACGTTCCTGGCGACGATCTTGCTCCAAAGACCCAGCATGGAACCTCCTGTCAGAGGATTCTCGAAGCAGACGTTCAGCACTTTGTTGTTGTTGACGGTTCAAGGAGGCAGACATAGAAGTGGGTCGTCTTTCAGAATCATCCCTAGAAAGTCGCTCCACATTCCGTTCCTGGCGACGATCTTGTGCAAAAGACCTAGCAAGTAACCTCCTTTCAGAGGATTCTCGAGATAGGCGATCAGCGCTCCGTTCTTGTCGACGATCAAGGGAGACAGACCTAGAAGTGGGTCGTCTTTCAGAGTCATTCCTAGAAAGTCGCTCCACTTTCCGTTCCTGGCGACGATCTTGTTCCAAAGACCTAGCAAGTAACCTCCTTTCAGAGGATTCTCGAGATAGGCGATCAGCGCTCCATTCTTGTCGTCGATCAAGGGAGACAGACCTGGAAGTGGATCGTCTTTCAGAGTCATCTCTAGAAAGTCGCTTCACTTTCCGTTCCTGCCGACGATCTTGTGCCAAAGACCTAGCAAGTAACCTCCTTTCAGAGGATTTTCGAGATAGGCGATCAGAGCTCCCTTCTTGTCGACGATCAAGAGAGACAGACCTAGAAGTGGATCGTCTTTCAGAGTCATCCCTAGAAAGTCGCTCCACATTCCGTTCCTGGCGACGATCTTGTGCCAAAGACCTAGCAAGAAACCTTCTTTCAGATGATTCTCGAGATAGGCGATCAGCGCTCCTTTCTTGTCGACGATCAAGGGAGACAGACCTAGAAGTAGATCGTCTTTCAGAGTCATCTCTAGAAAGACGCTCCACTTTACGTTCCTGGCGACGATCTTGCTCCAAAGACCCAGCATGGAACTTGCTTTCAGAGGTTTCTCGATACAGGCgctcagcacttcgttcttgacgaCGATCCGGGGAGACAGACCTAAAAGTGGGTCGTCTTTCAGAGTCAGCCCTAGAAAGTCGCTCCACATTCCGTTCCTGGCGACGATCTTGTGCCAAAGACCTATCATGTAACCTCCTTTCAGAGGATTTTCGAGATAAGCGATCAGCGCTCCCTTCTTGTCGACGATCAAGGGAGACAGACCTAGAAGTGGGTCGTCTTTCAGAGTCATCCCTAGAAAGTCGCTCCCCTTTACCTTCCTGTTGACGATCTTGTTCCAAAGACCCAACATGGAACCTCCTTTCAGAGGATTCTCGAGACAGACGTTCAGCACTTCGTTGTTGTTGACGATACAGGGAGGCAGACCAAGAAGTGAGTCGTCTTTCTGAGTCAGCCCTAGAAAGTCGCTCCACATTCCGTTCCTGGCGACGATCTTGTGCCAAAGACCTAGCAAGAAACCTTCTTTCAGATGATTCTCGAGATAGGCGATCAGCGCTCCTTTCTTGTCGACGATCAAGGGAGACAGACCTAGAAGTAGATCGTCTTTCAGAGTCATCTCTAGAAAGACGCTCCACTTTACGTTCCTGGCGACGATCTTGCTCCAAAGACCCAGCATGGAACTTCCTTTCAGAGGTTTCTCGATACAGGCgctcagcacttcgttcttgacgaCGATCCAGGGAGACAGACCTAGAAGTGGGTCGTCTTTCAGAGTCAGCCCTAGAAAGTCGCTCCACATTCCGTTCCTGGCGACGATCTTGTGCCAAAGACCTAGCATGTAACCTCCTTTCAGAGGATTTTCGAGATAGGCGATCAGCGCTTCCTTCTTGTCGACGATCAAGGGAGACAGACCTAGAAGTAGATCGTCTTTCAGAGTCATCTCTAGAAAGTCGCTCCACTTTACGTTCCTGCCGACGATCTTGTGCCAAAGACCTAGCAAGTAACCTCCTTTCAGAGGATTCTCGAGATAGACGATCAGCGCTCCCTTCTTGTCGACGATCAAGCGAGACAGACCTAGAAGTGGATCGTCTTTGAGAGTCATCCCTAGAAAGTCGCTCCAAATTCCGTTCCTGGCGACGATCTTGTGACAAAGACCTAGCAAGTAAACTCCTTTCAGAGGATTCTCGAGACAGGCGCTCAGCACTTAGTTCTTGCCGACGATCCAGGGAGACAGATCTAACAGTGGAACGTCTTTCAGAGGATTTCGTTGGAAGTCCTTCCACATTCCGTTCCTGGCGACGATCTTGTGACAAAGACCTAGCAAGATATTTCCTTTCAGATGATTCTCGAGATAGGCGATCAGCGCTCCTTTCTTGTCGACGATCAAGGGAGACAGACCTAGAATTAGATTGTCTTTCAGAGTCATCTCTAGAAAGACGCTCCACTTTACGTTCCTTTCGACGATCTTGCTCCAAAGACCCAGCATGTAACCTCCTTTCAGAGGTTTCTCGATACAGGCgctcagcacttcgttcttgacgaCGATCGAGGGAGACAGACCTAGAAGTGGGTCGTCTTTCAGAGTCATCCCTAGAAACTCGCTCCACTTTCCTTTCCTGTTGACGATCTTGTTCCAAAGATCCAGCATGGAACCTCCTTTCAGAGGTTTCTCGATACAGGCGCTCAGCACTTCGTACTTGACGACGATCCAGGGAGACAGACCTAGAAGTGGGTCGTCTTTCAGAGTCATCCCTAGAAAGTCGCTCCACTTTCCGTTCCTGTTGACGATCTTGTTCCAAAGATCCAGCATGGAACCTCCTTCCAGAGAATTCTCGAGACAGACGTTCAGCAATTCGTTGTTGTTGGCGATACAGGGAGGCAGACCTAGAAGTGAGTCGTCTTTCAGAGTCAGCCCTAGAAAGTCGCTCCACATACCGTTCCTGGCGACGATCTTGTGCCAAAGACCTAGCAAGAAACCTTCTTTCAGAGGATTCTCGAGATAGGCGATCAGGGCTCCCTTCTTGTCGACGATCAAGGGAGACAGACCTAGAAGTAGATCGTCTTTCAGAGTCATCTCTTGAAAGTCGCTCCACTTTACGTTCCTGGCGACGATCTTGCTCCAAAGACCCAGCATGGAACCTCCTTTCAGAGGATTCTCGAAGCAGACGTTCAGCACTTCGTTGTTGTTGACGGTTCAGGGAGGCAGACCTGGAAGTGGATCGTCTTTCAGAATCATCCATTGAAAGTCGCTCCACATTCCGTTCCTGGCGACGATCTTGTGCCAAATACTTAGCAAGTAACATCCTTTCAGAGGATTCTCGAGATAGGCGATCAGCGCTCCGTTCTTGTCGACGATCCAGGGAGACAGACCTAGAAGTGGGTCGTCTTTCAGAGTCATCCCTAGAAAGTCGCTCCACTTTCCGTTCCTGCCGACGATCTTGTGCCAAAGACGTCCCAAGTAACTGCCTTTCAGAGGATTCTCGAGACAGGCGCTCAGTACTTCGTTCTTGTCGACGCTCCAGGGATACAGATCTAACAGTGGAACGTCTTTCAGAGGATTTCGTAGGAAGTCGTTCCGTAGTCTGGTCTTGGCGACGATCTTGTTCCAAAGACCTAGCAAGTAATCTCCTTTCAGAGGATTCTCGAGATAGGCGATCAGCGCTCCGTTCTTGTCGACGATCCAGGGAGACAGACCTAGAAGTGGGTCGTCTTTCAGAGTCATCCCTAGAAAGTCGCTCCACTTTCCGTTGCTGTTGACGATCTTGTTCCAAAGATCCAGCATGGAACCTCCTGTCAGAGGATTCTCGAGACAGACGTTCAGTACTTCGTTGTTGTTGACGATACAGGGAGGCAGACCTAGAAGTGAGTCGTCTTTCAGAGTCAGCCCTAGAAAGTCGCTCCACATTCCGTTCCTGGCGACGATCTTGTGCCAAAGACCTAGCAAGAAACCTTCTTTCAGAGGATTCTCGAGATATGTGATCAGCGCCCCCTTCTTGTCGACAATCAAGGGATACAGACCTAGAAGTGGATCGTCTTTCAGAGTCATCTCTTGAAAGTCGCTCCACTTTACGTTCCTGGCGACGATCTTGCTCCAAAGACCCAGCATGGAACCTCCTTTCAGAGGATTCTCGAAGCAGACGTTCAGCACTTCGCTGTTGTTGACGGTTCAGGGAGGCAGACCTGGAAGTGGATCGTCTTTCAGAATCATCCATTGAAAGTCGCTCCACATTCCGTTCCTGGCGACGATCTTGTGCCAAATACTTAGCAAGTAACATCCTTTCAGAGGATTCTCGAGATAGGCGATCAGCGCTCCGTTCTTGTCGACGATCCAGGGAGACAGACCTAGAAGTGGGTCGTCTTTCAGAGTCATCCCTAGAAAGTCGCTCCACTTTCCGTTCCTGCCGACGATCTTGTGCCAAAGACGTCCCAAGTAACTGCCTTTCAGAGGATTCTCGAGACAGGCGCTCAGTACTTCGTTCTTGTCGACGCTCCAGGGATACAGATCTAACAGTGGAACGTCTTTCAGAGGATTTCGTAGGAAGTCGTTCCGTAGTCTGGTCTTGGCGACGATCTTGTTCCAAAGACCTAGCAAGTAACCTCCTTTCAGAGGATTCTCGAGATAGGCGATCAGCGCTCCGTTCTTGTCGACGATCCAGGGAGACAGACCTAGAAGTGGGTCGTCTTTCAGAGTCATCCCTAGAAAGTCGCTCCACTTTCCGTTGCTGTTGACGATCTTGTTCCAAAGATCCAGCATGGAACCTCCTGTCAGAGGATTCTCGAGACAGACGTTCAGTACTTCGTTGTTGTTGACGATACAGGGAGGCAGACCTAGAAGTGAGTCGTCTTTCAGAGTCAGCCCTAGAAAGTCGCTCCACATTCCGTTCCTGGCGACGATCTTGTGCCAAAGACCTAGCAAGAAACCTTCTTTCAGAGGATTCTCGAGATATGTGATCAGCGCCCCCTTCTTGTCGACAATCAAGGGATACAGACCTAGAAGTGGATCGTCTTTCAGAGTCATCTCTTGAAAGTCGCTCCACTTTACGTTCCTGGCGACGATCTTGCTCCAAAGACCCAGCATGGAACCTCCTTTCAGAGGATTCTCGAAGCAGACGTTCAGCACTTCGTTGTTGTTGACGGTTCAGGGAGGCAGACCTGGAAGTGGATCGTCTTTCAGAATCATCCTTTGAAAGTCGCTCCACATTCCGTTCCTGGCGACGTTCTTGTGCCAAAGACCTAGCAAGTAACATCCTTTCAGAGGATTCTCGAGATAGGCGATCAGCGCTCCGTTCTTTTCGACGATCAAGGGAGACAGACCTTGAAGTGGATCGTCTTTCAGAGTCATCCTTAGAAAGTTGCTCCACTTTCCGTTCGTGCCGACGATCTTGTGCCAAAGACGTCCCAAGTAACTGCCTTTCAGGAGATTCTTGAGACAGGCGCTCAGTACTTCGTTCTTGTCGACGCTCCATGGATACAGATCTAACAGTGGAACGTCTTTCAGAGGATTTCGTAGGTAGTCGTTCCGTAGTCTGGTCTTGGCGACGATCTTGTTCCAAAGACCTAGCAAGTAACCTCCTTTCAGAGGATTCTCGAGATAGGCGATCAGCGCTCCGTTCTTGTCGGCGATCAAGGGAGACAGACCTAGAAGTGGATCGTCTTTCAGAGTCATCCCTAGAATGTCGCTCCACATTCCGTTCCTGGCGACGATCTTGTGCCAAAGACCTAGTAGGTAACCGCCTCTCAGAGGATTCTAGAGACAGACGTTCCGCACTTCGTTCTCGCCGACCATCCTGGGAGACTACTCTAGCATTAGATCGTCTTTCTGAGGCATCCCTAGAAACCGGTTCCATATTGCGTTCCTGGCGACGGTCTTGTGCAGATAtcgttgcaagtgaccttctttcAGAGTATTTTCGAGACATGCTATCAGCACTTCGATCCAATGAAACAGTTCGAGTTGAGGAGTGCCTTTTTCGATTATCGATGGAAAGTTGTTCCATATTCCGTTCCTGGCCACGATGCAATGACAGAGACCTCACACGTGAGTGCCTACCAGAAGATCCACGAGACAGACGTTCAGAACTTTCTTCTTGTTGACGATTCAGGGAGGCAGATCTAACAGtggatcgtctttcagatgtatccCTGGAAAGTCGTTCCATATTCCGGTCCTGGCGACGATCCTGTACCAAAGACATCGCAAGTAATCTCCTTTCAGATGATTCTCGAGATAGGCGCTCAGCACTTCGTTCTTCCCGACGATCCAGCGAGACAGATCTAAAAGTGGTTTGTCTTTCTCGACGATGGTCCAAAGAGAGAGACATGGTGTTTTTGTGCGTATTTGAGGTTGTAGACCTTACCAGTTGTTTGCTCTTGAGAGAAAGAGAAGTTACAGGTACAAGTCTCTCAATAGAATTCCTATACAGCTGATCTGTATCTCGTTCGAGCCGTCGATCTGTTGAAGAATGTTTCAGCCATGACTGTCTCCCAGTCCTGACATCTCGACGATTACTCACTGAGTTCATTTGTCTTACGACTCGTATCCCAGCAGATGGCCCTGAAAGCTGCTCTAACACATCAGCCTTCCTGTCGCTCGCACGTTTAGCTCGTCGTTCCGAGACTGTCGTCTTCACTGTTGACTGCCTTGCAGGAGCTTTTCTGGATGACTGTTGTGAGGCTGGCAATGTTTTCTGGCGTGGTGTGTTCGCTTGTCGATCTGAGGGGATGTGCCCAGAAGGGTGTCTTTCAAGCGAACGCAAGGTTGCCGTTGGTAACTCCTTGACATCTGTCTTCATCTCTACTTCATGAAGCGGCTCAGATATCATATGCCAGTTGTCTATCAGTCCGCTCACTGTGGCCTCATGAAAGAGTCTTGGGGTGATCACAGTGAGTGTGGGAACCGGCCACGTGGCACACGAAGACTGGTTTGCTTCAAGGAGTTTGAGGCACATGCTGTTGTTGCCGATGTACATCCCGCTGTCATAGTCCTTATCTGCGCTAGTGAGGCTGCGTTGTAGCTGGCATGAGTTGCAGTATTTTCCTGTCCAAGGGTCGTCAGGTGACCTGAAACACAACATCAGTCATCTATGAATGTGGTAAGTAAGGACATGTACTAAGATTTGACGAGTTGACGGTAAGTTTGAGACCGTATAGCATCAACCTTGCAACGCTTCAAACGTACTGGGAAGAGCTGAAACAATTACAAGCTCATAAGAATCAATTATAAACTATATGAGTTCAACGTGTAGAAAATATGTTAGTGAGGCAGGGAAGTAGACCAGACCTGCGTCTACTGATTGGTCTGGTACTGTGATCAACATGAGTGTTGCTTTTAGATGGTTTCTCATATTGTCTGGAGAGCTGATGATTAGAATCCCACAGAAGAACACGTGAACAGACTTCACACGATTCTGAGAGGGATAGTAAGGTGCGTGTCAGAGTCGTTAAGACACTGGATTGTGGGTAAAGTTGCTGTCCGGTCTCCAGTATTTGGGTTTTGCGTGCTTTCCCTAAACTACTCAAAGCTAATGCCTTCATGATTCCTTTCAAAACCACATGGCCGACTTCCTCCTCATGTTTTCTGAGCATCTTCAGAGATGTTTTCGACGATGGACCTTTCTTCTCGTATGGGGACATCGTACACAAAATCGTCACACAATAAATCTGACAACATATCTTGCTTAAACAATGAGAATACGTCTCTATACAATGAACATCGTGACCTGGCGATTCATTTTCGATTCATTTTCTGCGTAAGGAATAATAAAATTCATTGCTCGAATCAAGTTCATTTTGAGAACGTCTGGCATTCCTGATGAGAGTTTCGCAATTTGTGAAAGTCGCTGTCAGATTCATCCTGAAACACCAAAGGAAGTGTTTGCCTAAGGCAGTCCatatgcaaagaagtggaagaCAAATAACTAAACTCACCTATCTTACCACTCCACATTGGTAATCTGCAAATGGTCCATCCCCTGATAAAGGAGTAGCATAAAGAGATGACCCAAGGGTTAGTGCCGAGCGGTAAGTGTCCTCAGCTGAAGGACTGTGGTAGGAATACGGCGGCTGGCCCTGTATGATCAGTGGCACTCCTGGTGTCTGAAACTGCTGATCCGCCATTGTCACCCATCTGGTTTTGTCGACCAGTAGGTACATAACTCCTAGCTAAAGCAGTAACTGTTCTTCGGACCATAAATAAGTAGGAACGCTTGAGTCGCCTTCCAGAGACTGACGCTGGATCGTTCGCCCAGCGACGCTGTAGTCAATCTCCGGAAACTGGGAAGGAGGGTGACAGAGTCCTTAGGAAGCCAATCCAAGTGTGGTCGTTCGAAAAGAGTGATTGAGTCAGATCCATTCACTGGTCACCTGCATGAGATTCCTTTCGACACATTAATTGTTGTCCTTTGAATACGTGTGAAATGAGTAAAGGTCGGACAACTGGACAAGCAATGATGAGTATGCTGTATGGGACGACTCTGCAGTGGCTAGTAGACTGCACAGTGTGTTACTAAATTCGCCACATAAACGTTTAGGCCGTGTGGGGCACACCAGATGCCTTAAACAGGAGCCTATGCCCAGACCTGTGGGCGTACTTGATGTAACGACGGAACATcgccgtttaacgtcccgtcgaccaaaaaatcattagagacgaagcacgagCTCGgactggggaaagaaatcggccgagtCATTTCGAAGAAACAATCTCAGTGTTTGCCCTGGCGATTTAGAAAAACCACGGAAACGCTACATCTGGATGGCTGGCCAGTATTCGACCTAACGCTCTCCCGAAAACGAGTTCAGCGTCTTAACCACTGCCCCACCACGCTCGTTATGTTCCGTGCGCTCATTGTAGATTATCAGTCAAGGTTATGTTAGTTTTCCAAAGTCCTTTCGGAGTGCTATTAAGAAAGGACATACCTGTTCACCTGCACCTACTGCATGCAAGATGCTGTGTTCGCCTGCGGACGTGGGTTCCTGTTCAGATTACTGCCTACCTAGCACGTTACCAATGGCGTTGATTTTGGGGAGTCATGTGGCCGATGCCCTTCCTGAACTAATATCTACAATAGACGTGATCCACTTACGGTGCAATCACATACTTCTACAAAGACTTGATCCGTCGCATCGTCTTTTGTGCCAACATGGCGTGTATGTCCGCTCCAGTGAAATTCCATCACTCTCTCGAAATCCTCGTTATTACACACTCTGCAGTGCCTTCCGCATCCGTCTACCCTCCCCTGCACGAATCCTTTACCGGTTCACCTCTTTCCAGGCTGACGTGGAGATTGGCGCATCTGACTAGTGCGCAGATGAGCCGGGTTCGAATtcctgccttggtacaaatttttattcatctcttcagtctgcatatatatacCACAGGTGTTTGAAAATTGGAaacgtctctggaaccatatagtttcatttgattaaagcacctatgcctgggcTTCAGGCAGGATCCCACCTTTCGTTCGCTGCTGAGATGATATTCCAATAAACTGCGGAGCCTCTACATTGCTGTCAGAGTTTAGAGGCaacaccaagtgggctgaggcgtgaatgggaatttggattgaatagggaggcgtgctagggcagtGC
Protein-coding sequences here:
- the LOC126335968 gene encoding trichohyalin-like, with the translated sequence MCPADKAVTRLRLGAAAGNHRVGTSPAEPEEDSLLRTLTPEDTASRTVSLRTLRSAEPLCNRMRCRRLGAAALLLLLGCAVPSLAWADAGAAPCPRPGGGTQPGGRRNDLYRRRDTSPDDPWTGKYCNSCQLQRSLTSADKDYDSGMYIGNNSMCLKLLEANQSSCATWPVPTLTVITPRLFHEATVSGLIDNWHMISEPLHEVEMKTDVKELPTATLRSLERHPSGHIPSDRQANTPRQKTLPASQQSSRKAPARQSTVKTTVSERRAKRASDRKADVLEQLSGPSAGIRVVRQMNSVSNRRDVRTGRQSWLKHSSTDRRLERDTDQLYRNSIERLVPVTSLSLKSKQLVRSTTSNTHKNTMSLSLDHRRERQTTFRSVSLDRREERSAERLSRESSERRLLAMSLVQDRRQDRNMERLSRDTSERRSTVRSASLNRQQEESSERLSRGSSGRHSRVRSLSLHRGQERNMEQLSIDNRKRHSSTRTVSLDRSADSMSRKYSERRSLATISAQDRRQERNMEPVSRDASERRSNARVVSQDGRRERSAERLSLESSERRLPTRSLAQDRRQERNVERHSRDDSERRSTSRSVSLDRRQERSADRLSRESSERRLLARSLAQDRRQERNVERLSRADSERRLTSRSASLYRQQQRSTERLSRESSDRRFHAGSLEQDRQQQRKVERLSRDDSERRPTSRSVSLDRRQERSADRLSRESSERRLLARSLEQDRRQDQTTERLPTKSSERRSTVRSVSLERRQERSTERLSRESSERQLLGTSLAQDRRQERKVERLSRDDSERRPTSRSVSLDRRQERSAERLYRETSERRLHAGSLEQDRRKERKVERLSRDDSERQSNSRSVSLDRPQERSAERLSRKSSERRLLATSLEQDRREERNVERLSRADSERRLTSRSASLYRQQQRSAERLSQESSERRFHDGSLEQDRRQERKVERLSRDDSERRPTSRSVSLDRRQERSAERLSRESFARRLLARSLAQDRRQERNVVRLSRDDSERWSTVRSASLGRRREGSGDRLARESTEWRLLARSVMSYLPAGRQNQAGDIDGSAVSDTRSTADNTGAAAIFLPKTESFSWGRLPLDINLWIASIVLILIQWMDHSQKGVQRHWSVDESAGETSFGKMNWDGVGRSLWQLAGGGTASALSAA